A portion of the Flavobacterium magnum genome contains these proteins:
- a CDS encoding nuclear transport factor 2 family protein, with protein sequence MENQNENIARQWFDAFNNHDLERLLSLYDDNAIHFSPKLRLRKPESDGFVKGKAALHDWWEDAFTRLPQLHYRVTSLTANGQRVFMEYVRSVPGEADMAVAEVLEIKNGKITASRVYHG encoded by the coding sequence TTGGAAAACCAGAATGAAAATATAGCACGGCAGTGGTTCGACGCCTTTAACAACCACGACCTGGAGAGACTGCTTTCGCTTTACGATGACAACGCGATACATTTCAGCCCGAAATTAAGGCTGCGTAAACCGGAATCAGATGGTTTTGTAAAAGGAAAAGCGGCTTTACATGATTGGTGGGAAGATGCGTTCACGCGCTTGCCTCAACTTCATTACCGCGTCACATCGCTTACCGCCAACGGGCAACGCGTGTTTATGGAGTACGTGCGTTCGGTGCCGGGCGAAGCCGATATGGCCGTCGCAGAAGTATTGGAAATCAAAAACGGTAAAATTACCGCCTCACGTGTGTACCACGGCTAA
- a CDS encoding geranylgeranylglycerol-phosphate geranylgeranyltransferase: MLSRKNRLLLMKIVSLFSVVRGYNIPVIILAQYLSAIFILAPGNSRALDVLLDWRLFVLVTVSSCCIAAGYIINNFYDAKKDLINRPQKSMLDRLVSQKTKLSVYFGLNFLAVALGLLISWRVSLFFSVYIFLIWFYSHKLKKYAIIGNVTAAFLAVFPFFGLLIYFFKTQFEDYDLQKAGIIFSHASFLFLLLLIREIVKDLENLAGDLANGYSTIPIEYGEKAAKKAISFLAFSTLFPVYLLIEDYDVGYMDLYFYTCLVALVFFNIYLWKSDNKAQYLRLHLTLKTLIVAGIFCIVLIDPSVLWHGRNLL, encoded by the coding sequence ATGCTAAGCAGGAAGAACCGCCTGCTGTTGATGAAGATCGTGAGTTTGTTCTCCGTAGTGCGCGGCTACAATATCCCCGTCATCATCCTGGCACAATACCTCTCAGCGATTTTCATACTGGCACCCGGAAACTCCCGTGCGCTCGACGTTCTCCTGGACTGGCGCTTGTTTGTCCTGGTGACTGTCTCGTCCTGTTGTATCGCGGCGGGCTACATCATCAACAATTTTTACGACGCCAAAAAAGACCTGATCAACCGGCCGCAGAAGTCGATGCTCGACCGGCTGGTCAGCCAGAAAACCAAACTATCGGTGTATTTTGGCCTCAATTTCCTGGCTGTGGCTTTGGGGTTACTGATCTCCTGGCGGGTAAGTCTGTTCTTCTCCGTATATATTTTCCTGATTTGGTTTTACTCACACAAGCTCAAGAAATATGCGATTATCGGCAATGTTACGGCAGCGTTCCTGGCGGTATTTCCCTTTTTCGGACTCCTGATTTATTTTTTCAAGACCCAGTTCGAGGACTACGACCTGCAAAAAGCAGGCATCATTTTCAGCCATGCGAGTTTCCTGTTCCTGCTGCTGCTGATACGTGAAATCGTCAAGGATCTCGAGAACCTTGCGGGCGACCTGGCCAACGGCTACAGCACCATACCGATTGAATATGGTGAGAAAGCGGCCAAAAAAGCCATTTCCTTCCTCGCTTTTTCCACACTTTTTCCGGTATACCTGCTTATCGAAGACTATGACGTGGGCTACATGGACCTGTATTTCTACACCTGCCTGGTTGCTTTGGTTTTCTTCAACATCTACCTCTGGAAGTCGGACAACAAGGCCCAATACCTGCGCCTGCACCTCACCTTAAAGACGCTCATCGTCGCGGGTATTTTCTGCATCGTGCTGATCGATCCTTCGGTATTATGGCACGGACGCAATTTGTTGTAA
- a CDS encoding NADH-quinone oxidoreductase subunit A, with amino-acid sequence MHSTQTDYLPILIQMLLAVGFVVLTIIGSSFLGPKRHSKNKDKSFECGIESIGNARVPFSVKYFLVAILFVLFDVEVIFLYPWAVNFKDMGIDGLLKMGVFMILLLVGFFYVMKKKGLEWD; translated from the coding sequence ATGCATTCAACCCAAACGGATTACCTCCCGATTTTAATCCAGATGCTTCTGGCGGTCGGATTTGTAGTGCTGACGATTATCGGTTCCAGTTTCCTGGGCCCGAAAAGGCATTCCAAAAATAAAGACAAGTCTTTCGAATGCGGGATCGAATCCATCGGAAACGCACGCGTGCCGTTTTCGGTAAAATATTTCCTCGTCGCGATCCTGTTCGTGTTGTTTGATGTCGAGGTGATTTTCCTGTATCCATGGGCTGTCAACTTTAAGGACATGGGCATCGACGGACTGCTGAAAATGGGTGTATTTATGATCCTGTTGCTGGTCGGATTTTTTTATGTAATGAAGAAGAAGGGCCTCGAGTGGGACTAA
- a CDS encoding diphosphomevalonate/mevalonate 3,5-bisphosphate decarboxylase family protein, which produces MDPETQFLPKKYTNDLTQGSVSVSAPSNIALVKYWGKKENQIPANPSVSFTLSHCKTITTLAFAEKNNDGSFSFELLFDGRPKDDFKPKIEKFFERIQAYVPFLKKYHFTIDTRNTFPHSSGIASSASGMAALAVALMQVERQLSPEINDDYFYRKASFLARLGSGSACRSVRGDVVIWGAHADFPESSDSYGLAFPHPIHDNFRQYQDTILLVDKGKKEVSSTVGHDLMHGHPFAAQRFSQAHHNLSRLSVVLQNGNLEDFVSILESEALTLHAMMMTSMPYYILMKPHTLEIINRIWAFRKHTGIPVCFTLDAGANVHVLYPENVSVEVLDFIKTELVGYCENGQYICDTIGHGAELI; this is translated from the coding sequence ATGGATCCCGAGACGCAATTCCTCCCGAAAAAATACACGAATGATCTTACCCAGGGCAGCGTGAGCGTGTCTGCGCCCAGCAACATTGCACTGGTGAAATACTGGGGAAAGAAAGAAAACCAGATTCCTGCAAATCCGTCGGTGAGCTTCACGCTGAGTCATTGCAAAACCATTACTACGCTGGCCTTCGCCGAAAAAAATAACGACGGCTCGTTTTCATTCGAACTGCTTTTCGATGGCAGGCCGAAGGACGATTTCAAGCCCAAAATCGAAAAATTCTTCGAAAGGATCCAGGCCTACGTGCCGTTCCTGAAAAAATATCATTTCACAATCGACACCAGAAACACTTTCCCGCACAGTTCCGGAATCGCCTCTTCGGCGTCGGGAATGGCGGCGCTGGCTGTGGCATTGATGCAGGTTGAAAGGCAGCTTTCACCTGAAATCAACGACGATTATTTCTACCGGAAAGCCTCCTTCCTGGCACGACTCGGATCCGGAAGCGCCTGCCGCAGCGTCAGGGGCGATGTCGTAATCTGGGGCGCGCACGCTGATTTCCCAGAAAGTTCCGATAGTTATGGCCTTGCATTCCCGCATCCGATCCACGACAATTTCAGGCAATATCAGGACACTATCCTGCTGGTTGACAAAGGCAAAAAGGAAGTGTCAAGCACCGTCGGGCACGATTTGATGCACGGGCACCCGTTCGCGGCACAGCGGTTTTCGCAGGCCCACCACAATTTAAGCAGGCTCAGCGTCGTTTTGCAAAACGGGAATCTCGAAGATTTCGTAAGTATCTTGGAAAGTGAGGCGCTGACGTTGCACGCCATGATGATGACCTCGATGCCATATTACATCCTGATGAAGCCGCATACGCTGGAGATCATCAACCGCATCTGGGCATTCAGGAAACACACCGGAATTCCTGTTTGTTTCACGCTCGATGCCGGTGCGAATGTACATGTGCTTTATCCCGAAAACGTTAGCGTGGAAGTTTTGGACTTTATTAAGACGGAATTAGTTGGCTATTGCGAAAATGGTCAGTATATTTGTGACACGATTGGCCATGGGGCTGAATTAATTTGA
- a CDS encoding efflux RND transporter periplasmic adaptor subunit: protein MSKKSIFITLGVLLALFVLYKAFFSKEDNSKHIETASVREMTIIETVSATGKIQPETEIKIMPEVSGEIIALPVKEGQVVKKGDLLVKINPDLYTSGLNRTVAGLSQTKAGLSQADAQFNEAKANYDRNKSLFDKGIISKSDWDKAISAFEVAKANKQSAYYTVQSASASVNEAQDNLGRTTIYAPADGTISSLAVELGERVLGQQQMTGTEMMRVANLNNMEVEVDVNENDIVKISIGDSARVEVDAYLKKKFKGIVTSISNSASTTQTADQVTNFKVKIRILKESYADLLEGKPESYSPFRPGMTATVDIETKRKSSVLAIPISAVVVKADTLPVKKVEGPEGDAKPQATKSDKKLECVFVKSGNKARIRIVKTGIQDDTNIEILSGLKAGEVIISGPYNLITKELNSGDVVVNENEASNLSKK from the coding sequence ATGTCAAAAAAATCAATCTTCATCACGCTCGGGGTTTTACTCGCCTTATTCGTGCTTTACAAAGCGTTCTTCAGTAAGGAAGACAACAGCAAACACATCGAAACGGCATCGGTCAGGGAAATGACAATTATCGAAACCGTCTCGGCCACCGGAAAAATACAGCCGGAAACCGAAATCAAGATCATGCCTGAAGTGTCGGGTGAGATCATTGCGCTGCCCGTAAAAGAAGGTCAGGTGGTGAAAAAGGGCGATTTGCTCGTGAAGATCAACCCTGATTTATACACTTCCGGACTGAACCGGACGGTCGCAGGCCTGTCGCAGACCAAAGCGGGACTCAGCCAGGCGGATGCACAGTTTAACGAAGCCAAGGCCAATTATGACCGCAATAAATCACTTTTTGATAAAGGCATTATTTCGAAATCAGACTGGGACAAGGCCATTTCTGCATTTGAAGTGGCCAAAGCCAATAAACAATCCGCGTATTATACCGTACAAAGTGCTTCGGCGAGTGTCAATGAAGCACAGGACAACCTCGGACGGACGACAATCTACGCACCCGCTGATGGTACCATTTCCAGTTTGGCGGTAGAGCTCGGCGAAAGGGTTTTAGGCCAGCAGCAAATGACAGGAACTGAAATGATGCGGGTAGCCAACCTGAACAACATGGAAGTGGAAGTGGATGTGAATGAAAATGACATTGTAAAAATCAGCATCGGCGACTCGGCAAGGGTAGAGGTGGATGCTTACCTAAAAAAGAAATTTAAGGGCATTGTGACGAGCATTTCCAATTCGGCCAGCACGACACAAACGGCCGATCAGGTTACCAATTTTAAGGTAAAGATCCGGATCCTGAAGGAGTCTTATGCCGATTTGCTCGAAGGAAAGCCCGAGAGTTACTCACCGTTCCGTCCGGGTATGACCGCTACTGTCGACATTGAAACCAAACGCAAGTCGAGTGTACTGGCGATCCCGATCAGTGCTGTGGTGGTAAAAGCCGACACACTTCCGGTCAAAAAAGTCGAGGGGCCGGAAGGTGACGCCAAGCCTCAGGCGACAAAATCAGACAAAAAACTGGAATGTGTGTTTGTGAAATCGGGTAACAAGGCGAGAATCCGTATTGTAAAAACCGGAATCCAGGACGACACGAATATCGAAATCCTTTCAGGGCTCAAGGCCGGTGAGGTAATCATCAGTGGTCCCTATAACCTGATTACCAAAGAGCTCAACTCGGGCGACGTGGTCGTCAACGAAAATGAAGCAAGTAACCTGTCCAAAAAATAA
- a CDS encoding DUF4403 family protein has product MKRSTFFHIALLVILVSGCASTKKIETLKPEPDDATPLIYDNESSFIDLPVTIKLKDIENQINKTLTGLIYEDNTIDDDDYTVKIWKTGNITLRNVSGRIETVLPLKAIVNYRYGLGKILSDTREITMNGVVTVSSSIKMSNWKVNSVTELKSLDWTDSPTVSVAGKNLPITYLINPAIKLFRSKIEKSIDGAIDKSMDFKSNVLDALEKICTPSEMSAEYESWLRIVPVELYATDAVLQKDAVNMEMGLKCYIETLVGKKPEAKFDRNKIALKAVSKMPDKITANIVAVSTFKDASKIMTKNFQGQEFGSGNKKVTVQQVNLWHKDGKMVIALDLLGSVTGTVYLAGFPQYNDATKEIFFDQLDYAIDTKSKLLRAANWLASGYILKKIQETCRYSIKPNLEEGKQNILKYMKNYSPMPGVFVNGSVSEIQFKKMQLTNKAIIAFLALDGKVDIKVDGLK; this is encoded by the coding sequence ATGAAACGCAGTACATTTTTTCATATCGCCTTACTGGTTATTTTAGTAAGCGGATGCGCATCAACTAAAAAAATTGAAACGCTGAAACCTGAACCTGACGATGCCACGCCGCTGATTTATGACAATGAGTCCTCATTCATCGATCTGCCGGTCACCATCAAGCTGAAAGATATTGAAAACCAAATCAACAAAACCCTAACCGGATTGATTTATGAAGACAATACGATCGACGACGACGATTATACCGTAAAAATCTGGAAAACAGGAAACATAACGCTGCGCAATGTTAGTGGCCGTATTGAAACCGTGCTGCCGCTGAAAGCGATTGTAAACTACCGCTACGGCCTGGGTAAGATACTTTCAGATACCCGCGAGATCACCATGAATGGCGTGGTAACGGTGTCAAGCAGCATCAAGATGTCAAACTGGAAAGTGAATTCGGTTACAGAGCTTAAATCCCTTGACTGGACCGACAGTCCCACGGTGTCTGTGGCCGGCAAGAACCTTCCGATCACTTACCTGATCAATCCGGCAATCAAGCTTTTCCGCTCCAAAATTGAAAAAAGCATTGACGGTGCCATTGACAAGTCGATGGATTTCAAGTCGAATGTACTCGATGCACTGGAAAAAATCTGTACGCCATCTGAAATGAGTGCCGAATATGAAAGCTGGCTCCGCATCGTGCCTGTCGAATTGTACGCGACCGACGCGGTGCTACAGAAAGATGCCGTAAATATGGAGATGGGGCTGAAATGTTATATTGAAACTTTGGTGGGTAAAAAACCCGAAGCCAAATTCGACCGCAACAAAATCGCGTTGAAAGCGGTTTCAAAAATGCCGGATAAGATCACCGCCAATATCGTTGCCGTATCGACCTTTAAGGATGCTTCAAAAATCATGACGAAAAATTTCCAGGGACAGGAGTTTGGTTCAGGCAATAAAAAGGTGACGGTCCAGCAGGTAAACCTTTGGCATAAGGATGGAAAAATGGTGATTGCCCTGGATTTGCTCGGCAGTGTTACCGGGACGGTTTACCTCGCGGGATTCCCACAGTACAATGATGCGACCAAGGAAATTTTCTTTGACCAGCTGGACTACGCGATCGATACGAAAAGCAAACTGCTGCGTGCTGCCAATTGGCTCGCATCGGGATATATTCTGAAGAAAATCCAGGAAACCTGTCGTTATTCCATAAAGCCCAATCTTGAGGAAGGAAAGCAGAATATCCTGAAATATATGAAAAACTATTCGCCTATGCCGGGTGTTTTTGTAAACGGAAGCGTGAGCGAAATCCAGTTTAAGAAGATGCAACTGACAAACAAAGCCATCATCGCCTTTTTAGCGCTGGACGGTAAGGTGGATATTAAGGTCGATGGATTGAAGTAG
- a CDS encoding TolC family protein — MRKIKNYIGLFLLVFSVSVQAQNKKWTILECVEYALQHNISIRQTELDTMAAKIDGKDAIGNFLPSVNANASHSWNIGLNQNITTGLLENQTTQFTSAGLNMGIDIYRGMQNQNRLSRARLSLIASQYQLKKMRDDVSLNVANAFLQILFNKENLKVQKELLQNNEKQQTRTRELVNAGSVPRGDLLDTQATVAGSKQAVVLAENTLLISKLSLAQLLQLEDYENFDIADENFDVQDSPTMMQTPHAIYEKAKEERAEIKIAKTNLEIAEKDVKIARAGFQPSLTGYYSFSTRASYSDRIIGVDGNGNPIVTGPQPLFDQFSDNKGHSFGLQLNVPILNGFTVRNSVARSKISLERYKIAYSQQELDLQRNVYTAFTDAKGALNSYEAAVSALEARTEAFNYAKEKFNVGLMNAFDLNQAQTLFANAQSEVLRAKYDYIFRVKVVEFYFGIPITKK; from the coding sequence ATGAGGAAAATAAAAAATTACATCGGATTATTTTTATTGGTTTTCAGTGTTTCCGTGCAGGCACAAAATAAAAAATGGACCATCCTGGAATGTGTGGAATATGCGTTGCAGCATAACATTTCAATCCGTCAGACCGAGCTCGACACCATGGCGGCTAAAATTGACGGCAAAGACGCCATCGGGAATTTCCTTCCGTCAGTCAATGCCAATGCGTCGCATTCGTGGAATATCGGTCTAAATCAGAACATCACTACGGGCTTACTCGAAAACCAGACCACGCAGTTTACCTCTGCAGGCCTGAATATGGGGATAGATATTTACAGAGGGATGCAGAACCAGAACCGCCTGAGCCGTGCACGCCTCAGCCTGATCGCATCGCAGTACCAGCTTAAAAAGATGCGCGATGACGTGTCGCTCAATGTGGCAAACGCTTTTCTGCAGATCCTTTTCAACAAAGAGAACCTCAAAGTGCAGAAAGAGCTGTTGCAGAATAATGAGAAACAGCAAACACGCACGCGGGAATTGGTAAACGCGGGTTCTGTACCGCGCGGAGACCTGCTCGATACGCAGGCCACAGTCGCGGGCAGCAAACAAGCCGTGGTGCTTGCAGAAAATACGCTTTTGATTTCAAAATTGAGCCTCGCGCAGCTGCTCCAGCTCGAAGACTATGAGAACTTTGATATCGCCGACGAAAATTTTGATGTGCAGGACAGTCCGACGATGATGCAAACGCCTCATGCGATTTATGAAAAAGCCAAGGAGGAGCGGGCCGAAATTAAGATTGCCAAAACCAATCTGGAGATTGCGGAAAAGGACGTGAAAATCGCGAGGGCGGGATTCCAGCCAAGCCTTACCGGCTACTACAGCTTCAGCACCAGGGCCTCTTACTCCGACCGTATCATTGGCGTAGATGGTAATGGAAATCCAATTGTGACGGGGCCTCAGCCACTTTTCGACCAGTTTAGTGATAATAAGGGACATTCTTTCGGCCTCCAGCTTAACGTACCAATACTGAACGGTTTCACGGTAAGGAACAGCGTAGCGCGTTCTAAAATCAGCCTGGAGCGTTACAAAATTGCTTACAGCCAGCAGGAGTTAGACCTGCAGCGCAATGTTTACACTGCTTTTACCGATGCCAAGGGCGCGTTGAATTCTTATGAAGCGGCCGTGTCGGCCTTAGAGGCAAGGACTGAAGCGTTCAATTATGCCAAGGAAAAGTTCAATGTCGGACTGATGAATGCCTTCGACCTGAATCAGGCACAGACATTGTTTGCCAATGCACAGTCAGAAGTGCTCCGGGCCAAATACGATTATATTTTCAGGGTTAAAGTCGTTGAATTTTATTTCGGCATCCCGATAACAAAAAAATAA
- a CDS encoding DUF420 domain-containing protein — protein sequence MENTTTIEQKYSKWIVLLSVAIPLVVALLFTVKLRDIGFDVQPLNFLPPIYASINGVTALLLIFAVRAIKSGNRVQHERLMKIAIGCSVAFLAMYVAYHMTAGDTKFGDTDHNNILDDAEKLAVGPIRYLYYFILLTHITLSIAVIPMVLVSYVRALAQRFDRHRKISKITFPIWLYVAITGVVVYLMIAPYYAG from the coding sequence ATGGAGAATACCACAACAATCGAACAAAAATACAGCAAATGGATTGTCCTTTTATCGGTAGCCATTCCATTGGTGGTGGCCTTGCTTTTCACTGTAAAATTAAGGGACATCGGTTTTGATGTACAGCCATTGAATTTCCTTCCGCCCATTTATGCGTCAATAAACGGCGTTACAGCACTGCTGTTGATTTTTGCCGTCAGGGCAATCAAAAGCGGAAATCGCGTGCAGCACGAAAGGCTGATGAAAATTGCCATTGGGTGTTCGGTCGCGTTTCTGGCCATGTACGTCGCGTATCACATGACTGCGGGCGACACAAAATTTGGCGATACAGACCATAATAACATCCTTGATGACGCTGAAAAACTGGCTGTGGGGCCGATTCGTTACCTGTACTACTTCATATTGCTGACGCACATTACGCTGTCTATCGCCGTGATCCCAATGGTGTTGGTGTCTTACGTGAGGGCCTTGGCACAGCGTTTCGACAGGCACAGGAAAATCTCGAAAATTACGTTCCCAATCTGGCTTTACGTTGCAATTACCGGTGTGGTGGTATATCTTATGATTGCTCCTTATTATGCAGGTTAA
- a CDS encoding mevalonate kinase family protein, giving the protein MKGPLFYSKILLFGEYGIIKDSKGLSIPYNFYNGALKSDGNPAAEAIKSNANLKRFISHLETLQAEQPELVQFDLGALKKDVEAGMYFDSSIPQGYGVGSSGALVAAIYDKYAKNKITVLENLTREKLLTLKNIFGQMESFFHGKSSGLDPLNSYLSIPILINSRDNIEATGIPTQSTSGKGAVFLLDSGIVGETAPMVNIFMENLKDKGFRTMLKNQFVKYTDLCVENFLGGDRKSLFSNTKKLSRVVLDNFKPMIPEQFHGIWQKGIDTNDYYLKLCGSGGGGYILGFTEDLEKAQASLKDYKLEVVYQF; this is encoded by the coding sequence ATGAAAGGACCTTTATTCTACTCCAAAATACTGCTATTCGGCGAATACGGTATTATCAAGGATTCCAAAGGATTGTCAATTCCTTACAATTTTTACAATGGCGCCCTCAAATCAGACGGAAATCCTGCAGCTGAGGCAATCAAATCCAACGCCAACCTCAAAAGATTTATATCGCATCTTGAAACGCTTCAGGCAGAGCAGCCGGAGTTGGTGCAGTTTGACTTAGGCGCCCTTAAGAAAGACGTTGAAGCGGGCATGTATTTCGATTCCAGCATCCCGCAGGGTTATGGCGTGGGCAGCAGCGGCGCATTGGTGGCTGCGATTTACGACAAATACGCGAAAAATAAGATCACCGTTTTGGAAAACCTGACGCGTGAGAAGCTTCTGACACTCAAGAATATCTTCGGGCAGATGGAATCGTTTTTCCACGGGAAAAGTTCGGGCCTCGATCCTTTAAACAGCTATTTGAGCATCCCGATCTTAATCAATTCCAGGGACAATATCGAAGCCACCGGCATCCCCACCCAAAGTACTTCCGGGAAAGGCGCCGTGTTTTTGCTGGACTCAGGAATTGTCGGTGAAACCGCACCGATGGTGAATATCTTCATGGAAAACCTGAAAGACAAGGGCTTCCGTACGATGTTGAAAAACCAGTTCGTGAAATACACCGATCTTTGTGTTGAGAATTTCCTCGGCGGCGACCGCAAATCGCTGTTTTCAAATACCAAGAAACTGTCAAGGGTCGTCTTGGACAATTTCAAGCCGATGATCCCCGAGCAATTCCACGGTATCTGGCAAAAGGGCATTGACACGAACGACTATTACCTCAAGCTTTGCGGCTCAGGCGGCGGCGGCTACATCCTCGGATTCACCGAGGACCTGGAAAAAGCCCAGGCTTCCCTGAAAGACTACAAACTGGAAGTCGTATACCAATTTTAA
- a CDS encoding TspO/MBR family protein: MNKYFRILIFVATCLGIGYCSGIATQSGGNDWFPTLKKPVFNPPKEVFMPVWTTLYVFMGVAAGLVWAEIESRREEVASALRFFWIQLALNAAWSFLFFMLKNPLLAFIEMIVLWLMIYETWYKFRRINAVSGWLFVPYLLWVSFALVLNGSLWWLNR; encoded by the coding sequence ATGAATAAGTATTTCAGGATTTTGATTTTCGTCGCCACCTGCCTCGGTATCGGCTATTGCTCAGGGATTGCGACCCAATCCGGGGGGAACGATTGGTTCCCAACGCTTAAAAAACCGGTATTCAATCCCCCTAAGGAAGTCTTCATGCCCGTCTGGACCACACTTTACGTTTTTATGGGCGTGGCTGCGGGACTGGTCTGGGCTGAAATCGAATCGAGGCGTGAGGAGGTTGCATCGGCGTTGCGTTTTTTCTGGATCCAGCTCGCACTCAATGCGGCCTGGTCGTTCCTCTTTTTCATGCTTAAGAATCCGTTGCTCGCGTTTATCGAAATGATTGTTCTGTGGCTCATGATTTATGAAACCTGGTACAAGTTCCGAAGGATTAATGCCGTTTCGGGCTGGCTTTTTGTCCCTTACCTGCTTTGGGTTTCGTTTGCGTTGGTGCTCAACGGCAGCCTTTGGTGGCTGAACCGCTAA
- the tsaB gene encoding tRNA (adenosine(37)-N6)-threonylcarbamoyltransferase complex dimerization subunit type 1 TsaB has product MAYILNIETATKNCSVALAKDGILVLHREVADQDYSHAEKLHLFIDELLREAGIAYAALDAIAVSQGPGSYTGLRIGVSAAKGLCYALDIPLMAVDTLQVLALGLRNLSLPGNARIIPMIDARRMEVYSAVFNAEFEKIREVRAEVITPESFQEWGGPIYVVGDCAEKCKPVLASDAIIFVEDVVFPSAIDMCGLSYESHKKSDTVDVAYFEPYYLKDFFFPSKS; this is encoded by the coding sequence ATGGCTTATATACTGAATATTGAGACGGCAACAAAAAACTGTTCGGTTGCCTTAGCTAAGGACGGTATCCTGGTCCTGCACCGCGAAGTCGCTGACCAGGATTATTCCCACGCTGAAAAACTTCATTTGTTTATCGATGAGTTGCTTCGTGAAGCCGGAATCGCCTACGCGGCGCTCGATGCAATTGCCGTAAGTCAGGGGCCGGGCTCCTATACGGGTTTGCGCATCGGCGTTTCCGCAGCCAAAGGCCTGTGTTATGCATTGGACATCCCGTTGATGGCAGTCGATACCTTGCAGGTGCTGGCTTTGGGTTTACGAAATCTTTCACTGCCTGGAAATGCACGCATCATCCCGATGATCGATGCGCGGCGGATGGAAGTCTACAGCGCGGTTTTCAATGCAGAATTTGAGAAAATCCGCGAGGTCCGTGCTGAAGTGATCACACCTGAAAGCTTTCAGGAATGGGGCGGCCCGATTTACGTCGTAGGTGATTGCGCGGAGAAATGCAAGCCGGTGCTCGCTTCGGATGCAATTATTTTTGTTGAGGATGTCGTATTCCCATCGGCGATCGATATGTGTGGGTTATCGTATGAAAGCCATAAAAAAAGCGACACTGTAGATGTCGCTTATTTTGAACCCTATTATTTAAAGGATTTTTTCTTTCCTTCCAAATCTTGA
- a CDS encoding pseudouridine synthase has protein sequence MTNREGSNKRGGSRPGSGRPSTNKPKPPMPKRAQGKKAAPETAAGKPAGKFAKPATKTPKPKTPKNPDEIRLNKYIANSGMCSRRDADIYIQSGNVKVNGIPVTEMGYKVKKGDVVNFDGNLVTPEKKEYILLNKPKNFTTSSDETGEMRNVLDLVRGATTSKISPVGRMDKNTTGLLLLTNDNDIITKFTQTSQRSSKIYQVSLDKNLKYEDLEKIAKGPMIEEHKVYVEEVSYIEDQPKNEVGLKLKTSNVKIVRTIFEHFGYDVLRIDRVAFAGLTKKNLPRGNWRFLTEQEIINLKNS, from the coding sequence ATGACGAACAGGGAAGGAAGTAACAAACGCGGAGGTTCGAGACCTGGCAGCGGCAGGCCATCAACAAACAAGCCGAAGCCGCCTATGCCAAAACGCGCACAGGGAAAGAAAGCGGCACCGGAGACGGCTGCAGGAAAACCTGCGGGAAAATTCGCCAAGCCGGCTACAAAAACCCCGAAACCGAAAACCCCTAAGAACCCGGACGAGATCCGACTGAACAAATACATTGCCAATTCCGGGATGTGTTCGCGTCGCGATGCAGACATCTACATCCAGTCGGGTAACGTGAAAGTCAACGGAATCCCGGTCACTGAAATGGGCTACAAGGTAAAAAAAGGCGATGTGGTCAACTTCGACGGCAACCTCGTTACACCGGAAAAGAAAGAGTACATCCTACTGAATAAGCCCAAGAACTTCACTACTTCTTCTGATGAAACCGGAGAAATGCGCAACGTGCTCGATCTGGTGCGTGGTGCCACCACCTCTAAAATAAGCCCGGTAGGCCGTATGGATAAGAATACGACCGGTTTGCTGCTGCTCACCAATGACAATGACATCATCACTAAATTCACGCAGACCAGCCAGCGCTCGTCTAAAATTTATCAGGTTTCGCTTGACAAAAATCTAAAATATGAAGACCTTGAGAAAATCGCAAAAGGCCCGATGATAGAAGAGCACAAGGTGTATGTGGAAGAAGTGAGTTACATCGAAGACCAGCCGAAAAATGAAGTGGGCCTAAAGTTGAAAACCTCGAATGTCAAGATTGTCCGCACCATTTTTGAGCATTTCGGATATGACGTTTTGCGTATCGACAGGGTGGCTTTTGCCGGACTTACAAAAAAGAACCTGCCACGCGGCAATTGGCGATTCCTTACCGAACAGGAAATCATCAACCTCAAAAACAGTTGA